The proteins below are encoded in one region of Geobacter sp.:
- a CDS encoding DUF3467 domain-containing protein, giving the protein MTAQNKKETSPVEEQTAKIQWDHTNMKTTYANVCNVSSTREEVSLLFGTNQTINVGQGEITIDLTNRIILNPYAAKRLALILNGVIQQYEAAFGSLPVETEKKPA; this is encoded by the coding sequence ATGACCGCACAGAACAAGAAAGAAACGAGCCCCGTAGAGGAACAGACGGCAAAGATCCAGTGGGACCACACGAACATGAAGACCACCTATGCGAACGTGTGCAATGTCTCAAGCACCCGCGAAGAGGTCTCCCTCCTGTTCGGCACCAATCAGACCATCAATGTGGGGCAGGGGGAGATCACCATCGACCTGACCAACCGGATCATCCTCAACCCCTATGCCGCCAAGCGCCTCGCCCTGATCCTGAACGGGGTCATCCAGCAGTATGAGGCCGCATTCGGGAGCCTTCCCGTAGAAACCGAAAAAAAGCCCGCATAA
- a CDS encoding HlyD family efflux transporter periplasmic adaptor subunit encodes MNTSADTFQKRWSSFKEAEGEDFFYHWLALQSSLIAPAVQGLLVVGDPESGSYAPVASWPEEVADPERLADICEQVLAERCGLLTELPAPGSGSSGEPGTLNSYAVAYPFMIGEMLFGVVAVEVKAASEESLGHVMEQLQWGSSWLELHHRREQAERSDSTLVEMKSSFDLLAAVLAEERAKDAAMVFVTELASLMRCDRASLGVFRDDHIRLQAMSHSAQLAKNMNLVRCIGTAMEEAILQRSEILFPLPLDAKALVVRDHAELSRQQGGESVLTIPLYGNKAYYGAITLERPADIPFCEKEIRVCRGVFALVAPILEAKRKNDLMLPLKVWASVETQLGKLVGSGHVGRKLLAAALVGLIIFFSVATGDYRITATTVLEPLIRRSIASPFNGYVKGATVRSGDLVKKGAVLCTLDDRDLHLEQSRWQNQQVQYQRQRQEAIAADERAKANIINSQLDQAAAQLNLVRSQLQRTALVAPFDGIVVSGDLSQRIGGAVEQGEVLFEVAPLNAYRVIMQVDEYQIDDVKTGQTGKLVLPTMAEKNFPFVVEKITPISLQKEGKNYFRVEAKLNLVSNSLRPGMEGVAKISVDRRRLISIWTREFRNWLRLKVWYWWP; translated from the coding sequence ATGAATACTTCTGCAGATACCTTCCAGAAACGATGGTCCTCCTTTAAGGAAGCGGAAGGGGAGGACTTTTTTTACCATTGGCTCGCCCTCCAGTCGTCCTTGATCGCCCCGGCGGTGCAGGGTCTCCTTGTCGTCGGTGATCCCGAATCCGGCTCCTATGCCCCGGTTGCATCCTGGCCGGAAGAGGTGGCCGATCCGGAGCGGCTTGCGGATATCTGCGAACAGGTCCTGGCAGAGCGCTGCGGACTCCTGACCGAGCTTCCGGCACCGGGCAGCGGTTCGTCCGGCGAACCCGGAACGCTCAATTCCTACGCGGTTGCCTACCCCTTCATGATCGGGGAGATGCTGTTCGGTGTCGTGGCCGTCGAGGTGAAGGCCGCATCGGAGGAGTCCCTCGGCCATGTCATGGAGCAGTTGCAGTGGGGTTCGTCCTGGCTGGAGTTGCACCATCGCCGCGAGCAGGCCGAACGGAGCGACAGCACCCTCGTCGAGATGAAGTCCTCTTTCGACCTTTTGGCGGCTGTCCTGGCTGAGGAGCGTGCAAAAGACGCCGCCATGGTCTTCGTTACCGAGCTCGCGTCGCTGATGCGATGCGACCGGGCCTCCCTCGGGGTTTTCAGGGACGATCATATCCGGCTGCAGGCCATGTCACACAGTGCCCAGTTAGCCAAGAACATGAACCTGGTCCGCTGTATCGGCACGGCCATGGAAGAGGCGATCCTCCAGCGGAGCGAGATCCTGTTCCCGTTGCCGCTAGACGCCAAGGCGCTCGTAGTCAGGGATCATGCGGAGTTGTCGCGCCAGCAGGGCGGGGAATCCGTTCTGACGATCCCGCTCTATGGCAACAAGGCATACTATGGCGCCATTACCCTGGAACGGCCGGCCGACATCCCCTTTTGTGAAAAGGAGATCAGGGTCTGCCGCGGGGTCTTCGCCCTGGTTGCCCCTATCCTGGAGGCAAAGCGGAAGAACGATCTCATGCTGCCGCTGAAGGTCTGGGCTTCCGTCGAGACGCAACTGGGCAAGCTGGTCGGTTCGGGTCATGTCGGGCGCAAACTGCTGGCAGCGGCGCTGGTGGGGCTGATCATCTTCTTTTCCGTGGCAACCGGCGACTACCGCATAACGGCGACAACCGTCCTGGAACCGCTGATTCGGCGATCCATTGCCTCGCCGTTCAATGGCTATGTCAAGGGGGCAACGGTCCGCTCGGGCGACCTGGTCAAAAAGGGGGCGGTCCTCTGCACCCTGGACGACAGGGATCTGCATCTGGAGCAGTCGAGATGGCAGAACCAGCAGGTACAGTACCAGCGCCAGCGCCAGGAAGCCATCGCGGCCGATGAACGGGCCAAGGCGAACATCATCAACTCCCAGCTCGACCAGGCTGCTGCCCAGCTCAACCTGGTGCGGAGCCAGTTGCAGAGAACCGCTCTTGTCGCGCCGTTCGACGGCATTGTGGTGAGCGGCGACCTCAGCCAGAGGATCGGCGGTGCCGTGGAGCAGGGGGAGGTGCTGTTCGAGGTGGCCCCCCTGAACGCCTATCGGGTCATCATGCAGGTCGACGAGTACCAGATTGACGATGTGAAGACCGGGCAGACAGGGAAACTCGTCCTGCCGACCATGGCGGAGAAGAATTTCCCATTCGTCGTGGAAAAGATCACCCCCATATCGTTGCAGAAGGAAGGGAAGAACTATTTCCGCGTCGAGGCAAAACTCAACCTGGTCAGCAACAGTCTTCGCCCTGGCATGGAAGGGGTGGCAAAGATCTCCGTGGACCGCCGCAGGCTCATCTCTATATGGACCCGGGAGTTCAGGAACTGGCTCCGGCTGAAGGTGTGGTACTGGTGGCCATAA
- a CDS encoding PqqD family peptide modification chaperone → MNRDRQMFSPAWYRVAMLKPRLRSHVQIHRQRFRGREWYVLQDHSSGRFHRISSEAYFIVGLMDGKRTMADIWDAACQHLEDAVPTQDEIIHLLSQIHSFDALQSELPPDMRDLSERSLKVERNRLLSYLLSPTSLRFPLFDPDRFLDRTIPFIRPLLGWFGMLLWAGMVFYGVLLASIHWHELTANVTERVLSLENLLILSLIYPLVKILHEFGHAYTVKRWGGEVHEMGIMLLVFMPIPYVDATAAYAFRRKGMRMLVGAAGILVELLLAAIAMIVWAKVGPGIARTVAYNVMIISGVSTLLMNGNPLIRYDAYYILADFLEIPNLATRSGEYWGFLARRWLFGIREAESTAANLKEAFWLSLYGIASFAYRVFITFAIALYIAGKYFLFGVIVAAWTLIGFIVVPLIRAIRSASASRLFSQHRLRTAAIGSVLAAILLLVAFVIRFPTCTIAEGVVWVPDESQVTAGADGFITEIVARPGSHVRPGELLIRCVAPKLDKELNLLSANLREVEARYLQSLVTDRTEAEILRQEREKARAELYRARERLHGLMIHSHADGTFLVQQPEDMPGRYVKQGEPLGYVVDFSHAIVRVVVDQDSVEQIRNRTERIEARLAGNLSTVLPAKMVREVPAASNELPSMALSTSGGGSIALDPTETEKPQAFKKYFVCDVVLPDTPLKRIGERAFVRFEHQPETLALRCYRSFRSLLIGKLDL, encoded by the coding sequence ATGAACAGAGACCGTCAGATGTTCAGCCCGGCATGGTACCGTGTTGCCATGCTGAAGCCGCGGTTGCGCAGCCATGTCCAGATCCACCGGCAGAGATTTCGCGGCAGGGAGTGGTATGTACTGCAGGACCACTCGTCGGGAAGATTCCATCGCATTTCCAGCGAAGCCTATTTCATCGTCGGTCTGATGGACGGCAAGCGGACCATGGCCGATATCTGGGATGCCGCCTGCCAGCACCTGGAGGATGCCGTCCCCACCCAGGACGAGATCATCCACCTTCTCTCCCAGATCCACAGCTTCGATGCCCTGCAATCGGAACTCCCGCCGGACATGCGCGATCTGAGCGAGCGGAGCCTCAAGGTGGAACGGAACCGGCTGCTCTCCTATCTCTTGTCGCCGACTTCGCTCCGCTTCCCGCTGTTCGACCCCGACCGGTTCCTGGACCGGACGATACCGTTCATCCGCCCCCTGCTCGGCTGGTTTGGCATGCTGCTCTGGGCCGGCATGGTCTTCTATGGGGTGCTCCTTGCCAGTATCCATTGGCATGAGCTGACCGCCAATGTCACGGAGCGGGTGCTGAGCCTGGAGAACCTGCTGATCCTTTCGCTGATCTACCCGCTGGTGAAGATCCTGCACGAGTTCGGGCATGCCTATACGGTCAAGCGATGGGGCGGCGAAGTGCATGAGATGGGGATCATGCTGCTGGTCTTCATGCCGATCCCCTATGTGGATGCCACGGCAGCATATGCCTTCCGGCGCAAGGGGATGCGGATGCTGGTCGGCGCCGCCGGCATACTCGTTGAGCTGCTGCTCGCCGCCATCGCCATGATCGTCTGGGCCAAGGTGGGGCCGGGCATCGCACGCACCGTCGCCTACAACGTCATGATCATCAGCGGGGTCTCCACGCTCCTGATGAACGGCAATCCGCTGATACGGTACGATGCCTATTACATCCTGGCGGATTTCCTGGAGATCCCGAACCTGGCGACCCGCAGCGGCGAATACTGGGGGTTCCTGGCACGGCGCTGGCTGTTCGGCATCAGGGAGGCCGAAAGCACGGCGGCAAACCTGAAAGAGGCCTTCTGGCTCTCCCTTTACGGGATCGCCTCCTTTGCCTACCGGGTGTTCATAACCTTTGCCATTGCCCTGTATATTGCGGGGAAATACTTCTTGTTCGGCGTCATCGTTGCTGCCTGGACGCTCATCGGATTCATCGTCGTCCCCCTGATCAGGGCGATCCGTTCTGCCTCGGCATCGCGGCTCTTCTCCCAGCATCGCCTGCGGACTGCGGCCATCGGCTCGGTTCTCGCCGCGATACTCCTTCTGGTGGCCTTTGTGATCCGATTCCCCACTTGCACCATTGCCGAGGGCGTGGTCTGGGTCCCCGATGAATCGCAGGTCACGGCAGGCGCTGACGGTTTCATCACCGAAATCGTGGCGCGGCCGGGGTCGCATGTCCGACCGGGGGAGTTGCTGATCCGTTGCGTTGCGCCGAAGCTCGACAAGGAGTTGAACCTGCTGTCGGCAAACCTGCGCGAGGTTGAGGCCCGCTACCTGCAGAGCCTTGTCACTGACCGCACTGAGGCGGAGATCCTGCGCCAGGAGCGGGAGAAGGCGAGAGCCGAACTGTACCGGGCCCGTGAGCGGTTGCATGGCCTCATGATACACAGCCATGCGGACGGGACGTTTCTGGTGCAGCAGCCTGAGGACATGCCCGGCCGTTATGTGAAGCAGGGCGAACCGTTGGGGTATGTGGTCGACTTTTCGCATGCCATCGTCCGGGTGGTTGTCGACCAGGACTCTGTCGAGCAGATACGGAACCGGACGGAGAGGATCGAAGCCAGGCTTGCCGGCAATCTGTCAACGGTCCTGCCGGCAAAGATGGTGCGGGAGGTGCCGGCGGCGTCGAATGAGCTTCCCAGCATGGCGCTCAGTACCTCCGGCGGCGGCTCGATCGCCCTCGATCCCACTGAAACCGAAAAACCCCAGGCTTTCAAAAAATACTTTGTCTGCGACGTCGTGCTGCCCGACACCCCCCTGAAGCGGATCGGGGAGCGGGCGTTCGTCCGCTTTGAGCACCAGCCCGAGACGCTGGCATTACGCTGCTACAGGAGCTTCAGAAGCCTGTTGATCGGCAAACTCGATTTGTAG